The Ahaetulla prasina isolate Xishuangbanna chromosome 4, ASM2864084v1, whole genome shotgun sequence genome has a window encoding:
- the LOC131198482 gene encoding UDP-glucuronosyltransferase 2A1-like isoform X1 — protein MGKAEIWLIRTYWDFEFPRPFLPNFEFVGGLHCQPAKPLSEEMENFVQSSGEHGIVVFSLGSLVQNLTDEKNNIIASALSQLPQKVIWRYKGKKLEMLGANTRTYDWIPQNDLLGHPKTKAFITHGGTNGIYEAIYHAIPIVGIPLFADQTDNIIHMKVKGMAVELDIHTMKAEDLVNAVNTVIHNAFFKKNALKLSQFHHDQPIKPLDRAIFWIEFVIRHKGAKHLQVAAYHLNWYQYHCLDVIAFLIGFTIVFAFLTFKCCSYCFWKCGNILQKSKID, from the exons ATGGGTAAAGCAGAAATATGGTTAATCCGAACCTACTGGGATTTTGAATTTCCACGACCTTTTCTACCAAACTTTGAATTTGTTGGAGGTCTGCACTGCCAGCCAGCCAAGCCTTTATCTGAG GAAATGGAAAATTTTGTACAGAGTTCAGGTGAACATGGTATTGTAGTATTTTCCCTTGGTTCACTGGTTCAAAACTTaacagatgaaaaaaataatataattgcaTCAGCACTCAGCCAGCTTCCACAGAAG GTTATTTGGCGGTATAAAGGGAAAAAACTAGAGATGCTTGGAGCCAATACCAGGACCTATGATTGGATACCACAAAATGATCTTCTTG GCCATCCAAAGACCAAAGCATTTATAACACATGGCGGAACAAATGGAATTTATGAAGCCATTTACCATGCAATTCCCATAGTAGGGATTCCCCTATTTGCAGACCAGACTGATAATATTATCCATATGAAGGTGAAGGGAATGGCTGTGGAACTGGACATCCACACAATGAAAGCAGAAGATTTAGTAAATGCTGTGAACACTGTCATTCATAATGCTTT ttttaagaaaaatgctttaaaattatcTCAGTTCCATCATGATCAACCGATAAAGCCACTGGACCGGGCTATCTTTTGGATTGAATTTGTCATACGCCACAAAGGTGCCAAGCATTTGCAAGTAGCTGCCTATCACTTGAACTGGTATCAGTATCACTGTCTAGATGTCATAGCCTTCTTGATTGGCTTCACAATAGTTTTTGCATTCCTCACTTTTAAATGCTGTTCGTATTGCTTTTGGAAATGTGGCAACATTTTACAAAAATCAAAAATAGATTAA